Proteins from a genomic interval of Musa acuminata AAA Group cultivar baxijiao chromosome BXJ1-9, Cavendish_Baxijiao_AAA, whole genome shotgun sequence:
- the LOC135592699 gene encoding auxin-responsive protein IAA25-like isoform X2, translated as MKSILFEPPSRRQEGGGAHDQDKATEAAHGFRNPLELSLRISSGVMACNVGGGDSGECRGLLATRDNLVVHRRDQGAKEWLPAEIHSGFIHPWSLAARQQKAVFEQASSAPRDAHPSSSTPPPPPPPLLVGWPPVRTSRKHLSLLKPGMDGENDAKRRKLTEREATTVLTTESRSRPAMFVKVNMEGYVVGRKIDLGAHESYRSLYRALSKLLRNFLSCTGARMRSGEQDDEVADDDFVLLYEDSEGDQMLVGDIPWELFITSVKKLYIAHGRKKAAAGGEAQKTHHKQQLNH; from the exons ATGAAGTCCATACTGTTTGAACCTCCAAGCAGAAGACAGGAGGGAGGAGGAGCTCACGATCAAGATAAAGCCACAGAAGCAGCCCATGGTTTCCGGAACCCCTTGGAGCTCAGTCTTCGCATCTCTTCCGGTGTCATGGCCTGCAACGTTGGCGGTGGTGATTCCGGCGAGTGCCGAGGACTCTTAGCTACCAGAGATAACCTTGTGGTGCACCGAAGAGACCAAGGAGCTAAGGAGTGGCTTCCAGCTGAGATCCACAGCGGATTCATCCACCCGTGGAGTCTCGCTGCTCGGCAGCAGAAGGCAGTCTTCGAGCAAGCTTCTTCTGCGCCGAG AGATGCGCATCCTTCGTCTtccacgccgccgccgccgccgccgccgctgcttgtcGGCTGGCCGCCAGTGCGAACCTCTCGAAAGCATCTAAGCCTGCTGAAGCCCGGGATGGACGGAGAGAACGACGCGAAGAGGCGAAAGTTAACAGAGAGAGAGGCAACAACAGTGCTTACGACAGAATCGAGATCAAGACCTGCGATGTTCGTGAAGGTTAACATGGAAGGCTACGTGGTGGGTAGGAAGATCGACCTGGGAGCCCATGAGAGCTACCGGTCGCTCTATCGCGCCCTCTCCAAGTTGCTCCGCAACTTCCTCTCCTGTACGGGAGCTCGGATGCGATCAG GAGAACAAGATGATGAGGTTGCTGATGATGACTTTGTTCTGCTTTATGAAGATAGTGAAGGTGATCAGATGCTTGTTGGTGATATCCCCTGGGA GTTGTTTATTACTTCTGTGAAAAAGCTCTACATTGCTCATGGCAGAAAGAAGGCTGCTGCAG GAGGAGAGGCACAAAAGACTCATCACAAGCAACAACTGAATCACTGA
- the LOC135592699 gene encoding auxin-responsive protein IAA25-like isoform X1 encodes MKSILFEPPSRRQEGGGAHDQDKATEAAHGFRNPLELSLRISSGVMACNVGGGDSGECRGLLATRDNLVVHRRDQGAKEWLPAEIHSGFIHPWSLAARQQKAVFEQASSAPRDAHPSSSTPPPPPPPLLVGWPPVRTSRKHLSLLKPGMDGENDAKRRKLTEREATTVLTTESRSRPAMFVKVNMEGYVVGRKIDLGAHESYRSLYRALSKLLRNFLSCTGARMRSANYSNNSGEQDDEVADDDFVLLYEDSEGDQMLVGDIPWELFITSVKKLYIAHGRKKAAAGGEAQKTHHKQQLNH; translated from the exons ATGAAGTCCATACTGTTTGAACCTCCAAGCAGAAGACAGGAGGGAGGAGGAGCTCACGATCAAGATAAAGCCACAGAAGCAGCCCATGGTTTCCGGAACCCCTTGGAGCTCAGTCTTCGCATCTCTTCCGGTGTCATGGCCTGCAACGTTGGCGGTGGTGATTCCGGCGAGTGCCGAGGACTCTTAGCTACCAGAGATAACCTTGTGGTGCACCGAAGAGACCAAGGAGCTAAGGAGTGGCTTCCAGCTGAGATCCACAGCGGATTCATCCACCCGTGGAGTCTCGCTGCTCGGCAGCAGAAGGCAGTCTTCGAGCAAGCTTCTTCTGCGCCGAG AGATGCGCATCCTTCGTCTtccacgccgccgccgccgccgccgccgctgcttgtcGGCTGGCCGCCAGTGCGAACCTCTCGAAAGCATCTAAGCCTGCTGAAGCCCGGGATGGACGGAGAGAACGACGCGAAGAGGCGAAAGTTAACAGAGAGAGAGGCAACAACAGTGCTTACGACAGAATCGAGATCAAGACCTGCGATGTTCGTGAAGGTTAACATGGAAGGCTACGTGGTGGGTAGGAAGATCGACCTGGGAGCCCATGAGAGCTACCGGTCGCTCTATCGCGCCCTCTCCAAGTTGCTCCGCAACTTCCTCTCCTGTACGGGAGCTCGGATGCGATCAG CTAATTATTCAAACAATTCAGGAGAACAAGATGATGAGGTTGCTGATGATGACTTTGTTCTGCTTTATGAAGATAGTGAAGGTGATCAGATGCTTGTTGGTGATATCCCCTGGGA GTTGTTTATTACTTCTGTGAAAAAGCTCTACATTGCTCATGGCAGAAAGAAGGCTGCTGCAG GAGGAGAGGCACAAAAGACTCATCACAAGCAACAACTGAATCACTGA
- the LOC135592698 gene encoding amino acid permease 6-like, producing the protein MEKSTVTDIEHGDHERRGTVWTATAHIVAALIGSGVLALAWSVAQLGWIVGPLVLLGFSCVTYYTAVLLANCYRFPDPVDGTVNRAYIDAVRSYSGPKHVFLCGCAQYVNLWGTLVGYTITASTSMIAVKRANCFHRNGHSARCDASGNTFMVVFGLFQLVLSQFPSLENITWLSVVAVATSFGYSFIGLGLCMGKWASHGEFRGTLAGTSDVAASDKAFDVLLALGNVAFAYTFADVLIEIQDTLKSPPPENKSMKRATFNGIGLTTVFYLLLGCIGYAAFGNDAPGNILTGFGFYEPFWLVDIANICVIVHLIGAYQVYAQPIFARFENYLLFQWPDNKFIRKTYSVRVPFMEVGGSWSFTLSKLVSRTIFIMFTTLVAMLLPFFNAVLGLIGALGFWPLAVYFPVSMHMAQEKIQRGALKWFALQGLSFFCLLVSVAASIGSVADIVHNLKAAAPFKTVY; encoded by the exons ATGGAGAAGAGCACAGTGACGGACATTGAGCATGGCGACCATGAAAGACGAG GAACTGTGTGGACTGCGACAGCCCACATCGTCGCTGCACTGATCGGCTCCGGTGTTTTGGCGCTCGCATGGAGTGTTGCTCAGCTGGGGTGGATCGTCGGCCCTCTCGTTCTCCTTGGCTTCTCCTGCGTCACCTACTACACCGCGGTTCTGCTTGCCAACTGCTACAGGTTCCCAGATCCTGTCGATGGAACCGTAAATCGTGCCTACATCGATGCAGTCAGATCATACTCGG GTCCTAAGCATGTGTTCTTGTGTGGATGTGCTCAGTATGTCAACCTCTGGGGGACTCTTGTGGGCTACACCATTACAGCCAGCACGAGCATGAT CGCGGTGAAGCGCGCGAATTGCTTCCACCGGAACGGGCACAGCGCAAGATGTGACGCATCTGGCAACACCTTCATGGTGGTGTTCGGCCTCTTCCAGCTGGTGTTGTCTCAGTTCCCCAGCTTGGAGAACATAACGTGGCTGTCGGTGGTCGCAGTGGCGACGTCGTTCGGGTACTCCTTCATCGGCCTCGGCCTGTGCATGGGCAAGTGGGCTTCTCATGGTGAGTTCAGGGGGACGTTGGCTGGTACCAGCGATGTGGCCGCAAGTGACAAGGCGTTCGATGTGCTCCTCGCGCTGGGGAATGTAGCTTTCGCTTACACTTTTGCTGATGTCTTGATTGAGATCCAG GACACCTTGAAGTCACCTCCTCCGGAGAACAAATCGATGAAAAGGGCGACGTTCAACGGGATTGGGCTCACCACCGTTTTCTACCTCCTTCTTGGCTGCATAGGGTACGCTGCATTCGGTAACGATGCTCCCGGCAACATCCTAACTGGGTTCGGCTTCTACGAACCCTTTTGGCTCGTCGACATAGCCAACATATGTGTCATCGTCCACCTCATCGGGGCATATCAG GTGTACGCGCAGCCAATCTTCGCCAGGTTTGAGAACTACCTGTTGTTCCAGTGGCCGGACAACAAGTTCATCCGCAAGACCTACTCGGTGCGAGTGCCGTTCATGGAAGTTGGTGGCTCGTGGAGCTTCACGCTGTCGAAGCTCGTCTCGAGGACCATCTTCATCATGTTCACGACGCTGGTCGCCATGCTGCTGCCATTCTTCAACGCTGTTCTGGGTCTGATAGGCGCTCTGGGCTTCTGGCCACTGGCCGTTTACTTCCCGGTGAGCATGCACATGGCTCAGGAGAAGATCCAAAGGGGAGCACTCAAGTGGTTTGCCCTGCAGGGCTTAAGTTTCTTCTGCCTGCTTGTCTCTGTTGCTGCTAGCATTGGTTCTGTGGCAGACATTGTGCATAATCTCAAGGCAGCTGCCCCTTTCAAGACTGTGTATTAG